One window from the genome of Glycine soja cultivar W05 chromosome 12, ASM419377v2, whole genome shotgun sequence encodes:
- the LOC114379542 gene encoding uncharacterized protein At5g23160-like, producing MATAETKIKGMKIEHPKPKTSLCLCCFGSFHSKTPTTGSEHKAKQKSGSSSWFPWQRIRFRVKNSMAKTVPLEGSEFHEIDKLKLKLKLKDNKVHSSRWKWKSKSKSDLLSKSQSNSTPSQTPSKSQKNRGNNIAGYTRQQSKTSSPGKVVPHAVSLQAWTWKQGKHKQLQNAERYNPVIVAASLVVITLVSMIVWGRLCSIICTTAWPYLIPTLAKLLKTTNRIPLVFQTTWFWIPTWTRIKSSHDVAISL from the exons ATGGCCACGGCCGAAACCAAAATCAAAGGCATGAAAATAGAACATCCAAAACCCAAAACCTCCCTTTGTCTATGTTGCTTCGGATCATTTCACAGTAAAACTCCAACAACAGGATCTGAACACAAGGCAAAACAAAAGAGTGGAAGCAGTAGCTGGTTTCCATGGCAAAGGATTAGATTTCGAGTGAAGAACTCAATGGCCAAAACAGTTCCCCTTGAAGGCTCTGAGTTTCATGAGATAGACAAGCTCAAGCTCAAGCTCAAACTCAAAGATAACAAAGTTCATTCATCAAGGTGGAAGTGGAAGTCAAAGTCAAAGTCAGACTTACTCAGCAAGAGTCAAAGCAACTCCACACCCAGTCAAACACCCTCAAAGTCACAg aaaaACAGAGGAAACAATATAGCGGGTTACACGCGTCAACAAAGTAAGACATCATCTCCCGGAAAAGTTGTCCCACACGCGGTTTCTCTCCAAGCTTGGACATGGAAACAGGGCAAACACAAACAGCTTCAGAACGCAGAGAGGTATAATCCTGTGATTGTTGCTGCGTCGTTGGTTGTGATAACTTTGGTATCAATGATAGTGTGGGGTCGTTTGTGTTCCATCATTTGCACCACCGCTTGGCCCTATCTCATCCCCACCTTGGCTAAACTGCTCAAAACGACAAACAGGATTCCATTAGTGTTTCAAACGACTTGGTTTTGGATTCCAACATGGACAAGAATAAAGTCATCCCATGATGTAGCAATTTCACTTTAA
- the LOC114380503 gene encoding ATP-dependent Clp protease proteolytic subunit 2, mitochondrial-like produces MRGVVKAFARNLLFHGTNTECSRSYSLIPMVIEHSSRGERAYDIFSRLLKERIICINGPISDDTAHVVVAQLLFLESENPSKPINMYLNSPGGAISAGLAIYDTMQYIRSPVNTICMGQAASMGSLLLAAGAKGERRSLPNATIMIHQPSGGYSGQAKDIAIHTKHIVRVWDSLNELYSKHTGQSVEVIQTNMDRDNFMTPQEAKEFGLIDEVIDQRPMALVSDAVGNEGKDKGSN; encoded by the exons ATGAGAGGCGTTGTGAAAGCGTTTGCGAGGAATCTGTTGTTCCATGGAACGAACACTGAATGCAGTCGCTCCTACAGTCTGATCCCAATGGTGATAGAGCACTCTTCCCGAGGTGAGAGGGCATACGACATCTTCTCGCGCCTTCTGAAGGAGCGCATTATCTGCATCAACGGGCCCATCTCCGACGACACCGCTCACGTCGTCGTTGCGCAGCTCCTCTTCCTCGAATCCGAAAACCCTTCCAAACCCATCAACATGTACCTCAATTCCCCCGGTGGCGCCATCTCCGCAG GGCTTGCTATCTATGATACGATGCAGTATATTCGGTCTCCGGTCAATACAATATGTATGGGTCAAGCTGCATCCATGGGTTCTCTTCTATTGGCGGCGGGTGCCAAGGGGGAGAGGCGGTCTCTTCCAAATGCGACAATCATGATTCACCAGCCTTCTGGTGGTTATAGTGGCCAGGCAAAGGATATTGCAATTCACACCAAGCACATTGTTCGGGTTTGGGATTCTTTAAATGAGTTGTATTCCAAGCATACGGGCCAGTCGGTTGAGGTTATTCAGACAAATATGGACAGAGATAACTTTATGACTCCACAGGAGGCCAAAGAGTTTGGGCTCATTGATGAGGTTATTGATCAGAGACCTATGGCTTTGGTTTCTGATGCTGTTGGTAACGAAGGCAAAGATAAAGGTTCCAATTAG
- the LOC114380254 gene encoding serine carboxypeptidase-like 35 codes for MLLTFWTLLFSFLLTTASAAAGREYSGEEAPQQEADRVKNLPGQPPVKFRHYAGYVKLRPNEEKALFYWFFEAQEDPSQKPLVLWLNGGPGCSSIAFGAAREIGPFLVQDKERVKLNKFSWNRVANIIFLEAPIGVGFSYTNNSKDLHELGDRVSAIDNYAFLIGWFKRFPNFRSHDFYITGESYAGHYVPQLADLIYEGNKDTKKGSYINIKGFMVGNAVINDITDIVGLVDYAWSHAIISNQVFAGLTRDCNFSIENQTRSCDLQIAKLLGAYSDIDIYSIYSPICLYDYQRPLSAKLVVAPHLLTRHDLWRTLPSGYDPCAEDLVGKYFNNKDVQKALHANITNLSYPYSLCSSVIEKWNDSPKTILPVIQKLLRAGLRIWIYSGDADGRVPVTSTRYSIEKMRLKVKKEWRAWFVKSQVAGWTEEYEGGLTFATIRGAGHQVPVFAPEQALSLFTHFLSSQTLPSSRF; via the exons ATGCTGCTCACTTTCTGGACCCTGCTTTTTTCCTTCCTCCTAACCACTGCCTCCGCCGCTGCCGGAAGGGAATATTCCGGCGAAGAGGCGCCACAGCAGGAGGCTGACAGAGTGAAGAACTTGCCAGGACAACCGCCGGTGAAATTCAGACACTACGCTGGTTATGTCAAGCTAAGGCCAAATGAAGAGAAGGCATTGTTCTACTGGTTCTTCGAAGCTCAAGAAGATCCCTCACAAAAGCCTCTTGTACTTTGGCTTAACGGAG GACCTGGTTGCTCGTCCATTGCCTTTGGAGCAGCACGAGAGATTGGTCCATTTCTTGTCCAAGACAAAGAACGCGTCAAACTTAACAAATTCTCTTGGAACAGAG TTGCAAACATCATATTCTTGGAGGCACCGATTGGTGTCGGGTTTTCTTACACTAACAATTCCAAAGATTTACATGAACTTGGGGATCGAGTTTCTGCCATTGATAACTATGCCTTCTTGATTGGTTGGTTCAAAAGGTTCCCTAACTTCAGATCCCACGACTTTTATATTACAGGAGAGAGCTATGCAG GGCATTATGTTCCACAGCTCGCCGACCTTATCTATGAAGGAAACAAAGATACCAAAAAAGGCTCTTACATAAATATCAAGGGATTCATG GTGGGAAATGCTGTGATTAATGATATTACAGATATAGTGGGTTTGGTTGATTATGCTTGGAGCCACGCCATCATCTCAAACCAAGTATTTGCTGGGTTAACGAGAGATTGTAATTTTAgtatagagaaccaaacaaggAGTTGCGATTTGCAAATTGCTAAGTTACTGGGAGCTTACAGCGATATTGACATATACAGCATTTACTCGCCCATTTGCCTCTATGACTACCAAAGACCACTTTCAGCCAAACTTGTCGTTGCTCCCCATCTTCTTACACGTCAT gaCCTGTGGCGTACACTACCATCAGGATACGATCCCTGTGCAGAAGATCTTGTAGGcaaatatttcaataataagGATGTTCAGAAGGCCCTCCATGCAAACATCACCAACTTGTCGTACCCCTATAGCCTTTGCAG TTCGGTAATTGAGAAATGGAATGACTCGCCAAAGACAATTCTGCCAGTTATTCAGAAGCTCCTACGTGCCGGTTTACGCATTTGGATATACAG TGGGGATGCGGATGGTCGAGTTCCAGTGACATCAACAAGATACAGCATAGAGAAGATGAGACTGAAAGTAAAGAAAGAGTGGAGAGCTTGGTTTGTGAAGAGTCAAGTGGCAGGGTGGACGGAGGAGTACGAGGGTGGCCTCACCTTTGCTACCATTAGAGGTGCTGGCCACCAGGTTCCTGTCTTTGCACCAGAGCAagctctttctcttttcacacaTTTCCTCTCTTCTCAAACCCTCCCATCTTCTCGCttctag
- the LOC114378096 gene encoding uncharacterized protein LOC114378096, translating to MEIERLRRNAEALVEKTMKGNDASHDAAHVWRVRDLALSLAKEEGLSSNPHSMEIVELAALLHDIADYKYLRDPSEEKIVENFLDEEGVQEDNKFKILKIIKGMGFKEEVSGSGNSEGFPEFGVVQDADRLDAIGAIGIARCFTFGGSRKRLLHDPAILPRSDLSRQQYMNKEEQTTINHFHEKLLKLKDMMKTKAGKRRAERRHKFMEEFVKEFYDEWNGLS from the exons ATGGAAATAGAGAGGCTAAGAAGAAATGCAGAGGCGCTGGTTGAGAAGACCATGAAAGGGAACGATGCTTCTCATGATGCTGCTCATGTTTGGAGAGTTCGTGATCTTGCTCTCTCCCTTGCCAAAGAGGAAGGCCTCTCTTCCAATCCCCACTCCATGGAAATT GTTGAGCTTGCTGCGCTTCTCCATGACATAGCTGACTACAAATACCTCAG GGACCCATCTGAGGAAAAAATTGTTGAGAATTTTCTCGATGAAGAGGGAGTTCAGGAGGACAACAAGTTCAAAATTTTGAAGATCATCAAAGGAATGG GTTTCAAGGAAGAAGTGTCAGGAAGTGGAAATAGTGAAGGGTTTCCAGAATTTGGAGTTGTGCAAGATGCTGATCGACTTGATGCTATTGGTGCTATAG GAATTGCACGTTGTTTCACCTTTGGTGGGAGTAGGAAGAGGTTGCTGCATGATCCAGCCATTCTACCACGATCTGATTTGTCCAGGCAGCaatacatgaacaaagaggaacaAACTACTATTAATCATTTTCATGAGAAGCTTCTCAAGCTCAAAGATATGATGAAAACCAAG GCTGGGAAAAGGAGGGCTGAGAGAAGGCATAAGTTCATGGAGGAGTTTGTGAAAGAGTTCTACGACGAATGGAATGGTTTAAGCTAA